From Nicotiana tabacum cultivar K326 chromosome 22, ASM71507v2, whole genome shotgun sequence, one genomic window encodes:
- the LOC107817830 gene encoding inorganic phosphate transporter 1-4-like: MAGDMKVLNALDTAKTQWYHFTAIIIAGMGFFTDAYDLFCISLVTKLLGRIYYHVDGSPKPGSLPPNVSAAVNGVAFCGTLAGQLFFGWLGDKMGRKKVYGMTLMLMCLCSVASGLSFGREPKTVLATLCFFRFWLGFGIGGDYPLSATIMSEYANKKTRGAFIAAVFAMQGFGILAGGIFAIIISAAFQASFKAPAYEVDALGSTVPQADYVWRIILMVGAVPALLTYYWRMKMPETARYTALVAKNVQQATADMEKVMHVDIGAEQKEPTVTATTSVKSSNEFGLFTKQFVRRHGLHLLGTTSTWFLLDIAYYSQNLFQKDIFSAIGWIPAAKTMNAVEEVYKIARAQTLIALCSTVPGYWFTVFLIDRIGRFTIQLLGFAMMTVFMFALAIPYNHWTHPGNHIGFVVLYSLTFFFANFGPNATTFVVPAEIFPARLRSTCHGISAASGKLGAMVGAFGFLYLAQPQDKTKADAGYPAGIGVRNSLIVLGVINFLGTLFTFLVPESKGKSLEEMSRENEDSTEEGAQVENHPSNNRTVPV; encoded by the coding sequence ATGGCTGGCGATATGAAGGTTCTGAATGCGCTTGATACGGCCAAAACACAATGGTATCACTTCACAGCAATCATAATTGCTGGCATGGGATTTTTCACTGATGCCTATGATCTGTTTTGCATTTCTCTGGTCACTAAGTTGCTCGGCCGCATTTACTACCATGTCGATGGCTCTCCAAAGCCTGGGAGTCTACCTCCTAACGTCTCAGCTGCTGTCAATGGCGTCGCTTTCTGTGGTACCCTTGCGGGGCAACTCTTCTTTGGCTGGCTCGGTGACAAAATGGGCAGGAAAAAAGTCTATGGCATGACCCTTATGCTCATGTGCTTATGCTCAGTTGCTTCAGGTCTTTCTTTTGGTAGGGAGCCTAAGACTGTCTTGGCCACCCTTTGCTTCTTTCGCTTCTGGCTTGGTTTTGGAATTGGTGGTGATTACCCGCTTTCTGCTACTATTATGTCTGAATACGCCAACAAGAAGACTCGGGGTGCCTTTATTGCTGCTGTTTTCGCTATGCAAGGATTTGGAATCTTAGCAGGAGGAATCTTTGCCATCATTATTTCTGCTGCATTCCAGGCAAGTTTCAAGGCACCGGCTTATGAGGTGGATGCACTTGGCTCAACTGTCCCTCAAGCTGATTATGTGTGGAGGATTATATTGATGGTTGGGGCAGTTCCTGCTCTTCTCACTTACTACTGGAGGATGAAGATGCCTGAAACTGCGCGTTACACTGCTCTCGTTGCCAAGAATGTTCAGCAGGCAACTGcagatatggaaaaggttatgcaTGTTGACATTGGGGCAGAGCAAAAGGAGCCTACAGTTACTGCTACCACTTCTGTAAAGTCCAGCAATGAATTTGGTTTGTTCACAAAACAATTCGTTAGGAGACATGGACTTCACTTGCTTGGCACAACCAGCACATGGTTTCTACTTGACATTGCATACTACAGCCAAAATCTGTTCCAGAAGGATATCTTCAGCGCCATTGGATGGATTCCTGCTGCCAAGACAATGAATGCAGTTGAAGAGGTTTACAAAATTGCGAGGGCGCAAACTCTTATCGCCCTCTGCAGTACCGTGCCTGGCTACTGGTTCACAGTGTTCTTGATTGACAGGATTGGCAGGTTTACCATTCAATTGCTTGGTTTCGCAATGATGACGGTGTTCATGTTTGCTCTGGCCATTCCGTACAACCACTGGACTCACCCTGGCAACCATATTGGATTCGTCGTCCTCTATTCACTGACCTTCTTCTTTGCCAACTTTGGACCCAATGCCACCACATTCGTCGTGCCAGCTGAGATTTTCCCAGCTAGATTGCGCTCGACTTGCCATGGAATATCAGCTGCATCTGGGAAGTTAGGAGCAATGGTGGGTGCATTCGGGTTCCTGTATTTGGCCCAGCCACAAGACAAGACTAAGGCTGATGCAGGATATCCTGCTGGGATTGGGGTGAGAAATTCCCTTATTGTCCTTGGCGTAATCAACTTTCTGGGAACACTTTTCACTTTCTTGGTTCCAGAATCAAAGGGGAAGTCACTGGAAGAGATGTCAAGGGAAAATGAGGACTCAACTGAGGAAGGAGCACAAGTGGAGAATCATCCATCTAATAACAGGACAGTTCCTGTGTAA
- the LOC107817832 gene encoding uncharacterized protein LOC107817832 translates to MEAEGQRTSSNPSAVLAALLSKRAKLHEDLRNLEKQVYDMETIYLQDPSQCGNVLKGFEGFLSSSKSTSFLKRSRKFQPEDRLFSLSSVTSPAAEEQALGRDVGGISASGLGRPRKGRGGPRDAKRMRHSSEPDYDYEDDPDLM, encoded by the exons atGGAAGCCGAAG GGCAACGAACATCCTCCAATCCATCGGCAGTGCTCGCTGCTCTTTTATCCAAAAGAGCCAAACTTCATGAAGATCTCCGAAACCTCGAAAAACAG GTTTACGACATGGAAACTATTTACCTACAGGATCCTAGCCAATGTGGAAATGTACTCAAAGGTTTTGAAGGGTTTTTATCTTCGTCCAAAAGCACCAGCTT CTTGAAACGATCCAGGAAGTTTCAACCTGAAGATCGACTCTTTTCTTTATCGTCTGTCACTTCACCCGCA GCTGAGGAACAAGCTCTTGGTCGGGATGTTGGAGGGATATCTGCCAGTGGACT AGGTAGACCACGGAAGGGAAGGGGAGGTCCAAGAGATGCAAAGAGAATGAGGCATTCAAGTGAACCAGACTATGATTATGAAGATGATCCAGATCTGATGTAA
- the LOC107817831 gene encoding actin-depolymerizing factor, with the protein MSFRFRGPNASSGMGVADHGKNAFLELKRKKVHRYVIFKIDEKKKEVIVEKTGSPAENFDDFTASLPENDCRYAVYDFDFVTSENCQKSKIFFVHWSPATSRIRAKMLYATSKDAFRRELDGFHYEIQATDPTEVDLEVLKDRAH; encoded by the exons ATGTCTTTCAGATTCAGAGGG CCGAATGCCTCTTCTGGCATGGGTGTAGCTGATCACGGAAAAAATGCATTCTTGGAGCTGAAGAGGAAGAAGGTTCATCGATATGTGATATTCAAGAttgatgaaaagaaaaaggaggtTATTGTTGAGAAAACTGGCAGCCCTGCTGAAAACtttgatgattttactgcttctttGCCTGAAAATGATTGCCGATATGCAGTGTATGACTTTGATTTTGTGACTTCAGAGAATTGCCAAAAGAGCAAGATTTTCTTTGTTCATTG GTCTCCTGCAACATCTCGTATTCGTGCAAAGATGCTTTATGCCACTTCCAAAGACGCATTTAGAAGAGAGCTTGATGGTTTTCATTATGAGATTCAGGCTACTGATCCCACAGAAGTTGATCTTGAAGTGCTGAAAGACCGCGCTCACTGA